A section of the Pseudophryne corroboree isolate aPseCor3 chromosome 11, aPseCor3.hap2, whole genome shotgun sequence genome encodes:
- the LOC134970016 gene encoding uncharacterized protein LOC134970016, which translates to MQTQYTDKLQNKTTDTFSGTESNNENQDTGLHSSTQSENVEQDPLNWKITELLDHLVRAQSTICALEKLNVSSLLRHLPADMLESIKVSHQGPDGTIHPEDTPDLKSSVISSETSNLDICGGNLRYTGEESKLEDQPVQRMTAFTPWSPKRQRSFPALHTLYNSTESDCSLEDVLPTFRLLSPRFPNLGESFSDDRKDKGNSDVSEYNFK; encoded by the exons ACTCAATATACTGACAAACTACAAAACAA gACAACAGATACATTTTCTGGGACTGAGTCAAACAACGAGAATCAAGATACTGGTCTTCATTCCTCT ACTCAGAGTGAGAATGTGGAGCAAGATCCTTTGAACTGGAAGATCACTGAGCTCCTTGACCATCTTGTACGGGCACAAAGCACAATCTGTGCCCTGGAGAAACTTAAT GTTTCCTCCCTTCTACGCCATTTACCTGCTGATATGTTGGAGTCAATAAAGGTCTCCCACCAAGGACCAGATGGCACCATTCACCCAGAAGACACACCAGACCTCAAATCGAGTGTCATCTCTTCAGAGACCAGCAATCTAGACATCTGTGGTGGTAACTTGAGGTATACTGGAGAGGAGAGCAAGCTGGAGGACCAGCCTGTACAGCGAATGACTGCTTTTACCCCATGGAGTCCTAAGAGGCAAAGGTCCTTTCCTGCTCTTCACACACTCTACAACTCCACCGAGAGTGACTGCAGCTTAGAAGATGTGCTGCCTACCTTCAGACTTCTCTCTCCGAGGTTTCCTAACCTGGGGGAGAGTTTTTCTGATGACAGAAAAGATAAAGGGAACTCTGATGTAAGTGAATACAATTTTAAATGA